From the genome of Vicia villosa cultivar HV-30 ecotype Madison, WI linkage group LG2, Vvil1.0, whole genome shotgun sequence, one region includes:
- the LOC131648839 gene encoding uncharacterized protein LOC131648839 yields the protein MAQRFDEEGIQVTWDLFHDAFLENYFPEDCRGKKEVELLELKQRNGNVAEYAARFQELIKPDIKAIGYQQITRFEELVNKSRIYDEDCRESALHYKALNEKKGKYHGKPYDDKMKKVGHDGKPSGGGSSASVKCYNCGVEGHRVVDCPKEKVTCLKCEQDHISAKCDKPKKEQANGNVFALSSVDATIDDRLIQVCIPLEQLDVILGMNWLEFNRVHNNCFNRTVIFLEIGVKEDLFLSAKQVDESVQDGAELFMFWQP from the exons ATGGCTCAGAggtttgatgaggaaggtattcaGGTTACTTGGGATCTTTTTCACGATGCAttcttggaaaactattttccggaaGATTGTCGTGGAAAGAAAGAGGTGGAACTCCTTGAATTGAAGCAACGAAATGGTAATGTTGCTGAATATGCTGCTAGATTTCaggagcttatcaa GCCTGATATTAAGGCTATTGGTTACCAACAAATTACTCGTTTTGAAGAATTGGTTAACAAGAGCCGGATTTATGATGAAGATTGTAGGGAGAGTGCTTTGCACTACAAGGCTTTGAATGAGAAGAAAGGAAAATACcatgggaaaccgtatgatgataAGATGAAGAAAGTTGGTCATGACggaaagccaagtgggggaggatctaGTGCTTCGGTTaagtgttacaattgtggtgttGAGGGACATCGTGTTGTTGATTGTCCTAAGGAGAAAGTAACATGTCTCAAGTGTG AGCAAGATCACATTAGTGCCAAATGTGATAAGCCGAAGAAGGAGCAAGCAAATGGAAATGTGTTTGCATTGTCTAGTGTGGATGCCACTAtcgatgataggctaatccaag TTTGTATTCCGTTAGAGCagcttgatgtgattttgggtatgaattggttggagTTTAATCGTGTGCATAACAACTGTTTTAATAGGACGGTTATTTTTCTTGAAATCggtgttaaggaagatttgtttttATCTGCTAAGCAAGTTGATGAATCTGTGCAAGACGGAGCTGAGTTGTTTATGTTTTGGCAACCTTAG